One region of Drosophila kikkawai strain 14028-0561.14 chromosome 2R, DkikHiC1v2, whole genome shotgun sequence genomic DNA includes:
- the LOC108076453 gene encoding protein C1orf43 homolog, whose translation MDGHLRLHKVAPNIQEKVKAGGNMEQLSGVMIIIIISGGVLLSLMLFIFAKRQIMRFQLRGRRGPHVPVGNDAKKGLRREIERRLDCIPKITQEPKLLWNDDDKYIVQPEPETPLPPYYYRMKAVDDVKLLESEIARSDGSSRHAPESLRAFLLTTLSVTLNGAGQRMIHQFCDMYEHARHDPNEFGKDEYEAYHHLLLKLLEASKQLKNYNSRKASPARTPRKQTKMHSLLDPARLRPPTTMENVQPSSELTTGQHAKVNLTLGLQGGSGGGGDGDAELATNPLHLQAPSDRDLIIRNRIKTPTLDDIIVEADHHQSSDSGGMEDNEIKSISSMQFQRNSNNV comes from the exons ATGGATGGCCATTTGCGCCTCCACAAGGTCGCTCCAAACATCCAGGAGAAGGTCAAGGCGGGCGGCAACATGGAGCAGCTCTCGGGCGTGATGATAATCATCATCATAAGTGGCGGCGTCCTGCTCTCCCTGATGCTCTTCATCTTCGCCAAGCGGCAGATCATGCGCTTCCAGCTACGAGGACGTCGTGGCCCCCACGTTCCCGTGGGCAACGATGCCAAGAAGGGTTTGCGACGGGAGATTGAGCGGCGGTTGGACTGCATCCCGAAGATCACACAGGAACCAAAGCTGTTATGGAATGACGACGACAAGTACATCGTTCAACCGGAGCCGGAGACACCACTACCACCGTACTACTACCGAATGAAGGCAGTGGACGATGTGAAACTGCTGGAATCGGAGATAGCCCGCTCGGATGGAAGTTCACGTCATGCGCCGGAGAGCCTAAGGGCCTTCCTCTTGACCACATTGTCCGTGACGCTGAACGGAGCTGGGCAGCGGATGATTCACCAGTTCTGCGACATGTACGAGCACGCACGCCACGATCCCAATGAGTTCGGCAAGGATGAGTACGAGGCGTATCACCATTTGCTGTTGAAGCTGCTGGAGGC ATCCAAGCAGCTGAAGAACTACAATTCGCGAAAGGCTTCTCCAGCTCGAACTCCCCGCAAGCAGACCAAAATGCACTCCCTGCTAGATCCCGCCCGTCTGCGTCCACCCACAACCATGGAGAATGTACAACCGAGCAGTGAATTAACCACGGGACAACATGCAAAGGTTAACTTGACGCTGGGTCTGCAGGGTGGCAGTGGAGGTGGTGGCGATGGCGATGCCGAGCTGGCCACAAATCCCCTCCATCTTCAGGCTCCATCGGACAGAGATTTGATTATACGGAACAGGATTAAAACGCCCACGCTGGACGACATCATTGTAGAGGCGGATCATCATCAGAGCAGCGATTCCGGAGGAATGGAGGACAACGAGATTAAGAGCATATCGTCCATGCAATTCCAAAGGAACTCCAATAATGTGTAG
- the LOC108076452 gene encoding glyceraldehyde-3-phosphate dehydrogenase 2, producing the protein MPGIGINGFGRIGRMFVRQALVRSDVKIVAINDPGLNPKYLAYMLRYDSTHGIFDFKMSVEGNFLEVCGAKIQLLAESDIKKIKWCDMGVHTVVECSGRYTTLKDAQAHLDSGAKKVVISAPSADAPMFVCGVNLDSYKPDMKIISNASCTTNCLAPLAKVVHDNFEISEGLMTTVHAATATQKIVDGPSMKLWRDGRSGMCNIIPAATGAAKAVGKVIPSLNGKITGMAFRVPVPNVSVVDLTCRLTKPAKMDDIKKAIKEASEGDMKGILGYVDEEVVSTDFNGSRFASVFDAKACIALNDNFVKLISWYDNETGYACRLLDLVLFSQLVDNCAKKDNEKKQCTEEKKDDSCAKKDDPCAKKEDPCKKK; encoded by the coding sequence ATGCCTGGAATTGGAATCAACGGTTTTGGGCGCATTGGCAGGATGTTTGTCCGCCAGGCTCTAGTGCGTTCCGATGTCAAGATCGTGGCCATCAACGATCCAGGGTTGAATCCCAAGTATCTGGCCTACATGCTACGCTATGACTCCACCCACGGCATATTCGACTTCAAGATGTCGGTAGAGGGCAATTTCCTGGAGGTGTGCGGCGCAAAGATTCAATTACTGGCGGAGAGTGATATCAAGAAGATCAAGTGGTGTGACATGGGCGTTCACACGGTGGTGGAATGCTCCGGTCGTTACACAACCCTAAAGGATGCCCAGGCTCACCTGGACAGCGGTGCGAAAAAGGTGGTAATTTCAGCGCCATCCGCAGATGCTCCAATGTTTGTTTGCGGAGTGAATCTAGATAGTTACAAGCCGGATATGAAGATCATATCAAACGCCTCCTGTACGACCAACTGCCTGGCTCCGCTGGCCAAGGTGGTGCACGACAATTTTGAGATTAGTGAGGGCCTAATGACCACCGTGCATGCAGCCACCGCCACCCAGAAGATCGTCGATGGGCCGAGCATGAAGCTGTGGCGAGATGGACGCAGTGGCATGTGCAACATCATACCAGCTGCCACGGGAGCAGCCAAGGCAGTGGGCAAGGTGATCCCGTCGCTGAACGGCAAGATCACGGGCATGGCATTCCGTGTGCCGGTGCCCAATGTCTCGGTGGTGGATCTCACCTGTCGCCTGACGAAGCCCGCCAAAATGGATGACATCAAGAAAGCCATTAAGGAAGCCTCTGAGGGTGATATGAAGGGCATTTTGGGTTATGTAGATGAGGAGGTCGTGTCCACCGATTTTAATGGTTCCCGGTTCGCCTCTGTATTCGATGCCAAGGCCTGTATCGCTCTGAATGATAACTTCGTGAAGCTGATCAGTTGGTATGACAATGAGACGGGCTACGCATGCCGTCTCCTGGATTTGGTTCTCTTCTCACAATTGGTGGACAACTGTGCCAAGAAGGATAATGAGAAGAAACAGTGCACAGAGGAGAAGAAAGATGATTCTTGTGCCAAGAAGGATGATCCTTGTGCTAAGAAGGAAGATCCTTgcaagaaaaagtaa